CCACACTGAACAGCTGCCGTCCCACGAATTCACCGGCAGCGCCTATCGTCCGTCTCTACAAAAATCACGCATTGATGTTCTACAATCGCACCCTAAGCTTCATCTACTAAATACGAAAAcctaaacaaaatcaaaaataaatttatctgTTTAATAACGAAGTGTATAACGCTATTTCCTTCCTAATTACTTCTAGCTACCTTAAAAACTCTATCCTTTTGGAACCTATCGATTTTATACACATTACTAACTATAACCATTTTGCAACAGTTGTCCAGCCGTTTTATTTATTCGTAATTTATATTACAAGTCGTTTGCAGttcgttattatttttattttatggaaaataGCCCATcaatgttataaattattttaaaaatctatttcTCAGCAGAAACTACCTTATATAATCAAATTCGTCATGTATTCTAAAATGACTCTATTCCTTCTGCAAACACTACACTCATAGGCACAATAAACCGTCCTCCTTAATAATGGTGGGACAATATACCCCAGTGAGATCCAGGATATCGTGGATAGATTGCCAAGCCCACTCCAAGAAGACCTCAGAGCCTGAAGCAACAACACCTCTTACAaaagttttaatgaaaaaaatctagacTGTTCGTTTTGTTAtctaaaattataactttttatcGACCTTTTTTTACAAGatcgtttttgtttgtgattccaTTCATAAACAAGTTGTCTTAAGGGTGGCTTTCGTCAAAATATAATCCTTGTTTGGCAACTTTTCCAAAATCAATGAATAACAAGGAGGAGGATCAATCGTGCCTGTTAGTGTATGTAATATTTGCAATAAGCTATTCGTTAGCCTATAATTTCGTACAATATTATTGGCTAGTTTTCCCTCTCACTAACCAGTTATCCAATATGCTGCCAAGTATAATAATTAGCAAATAAACAGTCTTGTTGTTTCTGTCGaacaaatatgtaatttaagtaGGCTTGTTTAAATTATCTCAACAACTGCTCAGTAACCACAATATCATCAAATTCAAAAAAGGTGTCGATACTACTGGATGGACGCGTGGAGTTATGAAGGAGGCTACTTTAATAATATAACAGTAAGTAATAACATTTACCTACACATAGGCATCTACGTACAGCTTTACACGAATTCTATTGacaaatatgtaaataactttaaaacacGGTTTAGAAATATGAAAGAAACAGCTAAAACAATACGAATGTATAGACATTCTGTTTTAATTACCAATAGTATTCGTGGATAGCACAGAAACATGGCAGAATACATCCGTCGAAATATCTATAATCTTTAATGATATCGCCGATACTTGGTTACCCACTTTGTATGgattataatactttttataaataaagatataaaaatatacatttaaattatgtattttaatattattcaacACATAGTCAACTCTTAAAGtaacagttttaaataaatgattacttTCAAAGTTATGATTACATTCCTCTATATGTCAATTGATTCAAATGAGCAAAAGTGGAAATAGTAATTTATAGCAGATTTAAGTTTGATATAAATAGAGCTTTTTGTGACCACTATTAAGCTCCGTTAAAATTCTGTGAGATTCTCTAAAAcgatattaaaaatgaaatacctattattttgtgTATCGTGCATAGGATGCAGACACaataaaattgtctttgaagaaacaataatttaaatagcCTGGAAACTAATCAACGTCACAATCTAAAATTTTCATCCGACTAGCtaataaacgaaataaatactttcatgtttgtaccctaaaaagtttgataaaaACTAACTAcgtaaaattatatcaaaaacaTTAAGATAACAGATACAATAAAACTGCTACCTACAAAGGTATTCAAGCACTGAAACTAACTTCAGTAATGTATAGATTACACAAAAATAGCTGCCATACTCGCAATGAATTTtgtaaatagtaggtacatggaacctatatttttgtaaatagtacctatagtagaaatatttcaatgtcGAACATAAGGTATGTTTAAACTGAAATACTTAGCACCGAGTAAACACAAGGTTGGCAGTACGCCGTAATAAAGCATAGCGTGTTACCGGTGTGAAGCGAGTCGGTGGCGCGCCGGGGCGTTACTGGATGGCGCAGCACTTGCACTTGGGCTTCTTGCGGATGGTGACGTGCTCGGGCTGCTGCGGCTCCTGCGGCGGCTGGCGCTGCACCTCCACCTGGCCGGCGCGCACCTCCGGCACGGCCGCGCCGTTCTTAGTACCGTTCATCACCTTCGGAGTGCTCTGCTGCTCGGGACTTGCCAGTTTGGTCTGCGGTGACGACGGAGGGCTAGCCTGAAATTGTTTACAACATTCTATATTAAATCATCATCGACATTCTATACTACTTAATTGTAAATTGTCATAATGCGCATCGGTAAAGAATCACACTATTTTGATATCTGAACCTTTGTTACTTTTGACCCTAATGGTTCAGTAGAaatacgggtgaaaccgtgggctTCAAGCAAATTCTACACTAAATCAGATGCGTGTGacattgtttgtatttttgtaagagCCCTCTATATTTTAGATTAACGTAATATAAGCTTGTACATCTTGCTACGCTGTCGACGCTATATAAAATACATGATCATTAAAATGAGAACAATTAAAGGGTGGGATCCTGGTGTCCTGAAACACAGGCCTAGAGCCTAGCTTAGGCACCAGTCTCCTACAATATATaagtaagtaaaaataattaacaaatagATTCAGTAGGCGGCGTCAAACAGGATCTGCTGAATCTGACATATTGAAGATACCTAACAGATCGTGTTCGATGACATGGTATTTTCCTGGCTGTTACTAAACTTAAATTCAACAATTACGAACCTCTACAGAACTACAATAATAGTCGTGATCGACTTAATGATTATGCCCTCTACTACTACGATAACAACAAGCAAACTTTCTCTAACGGATTGTTTTTGAAACATTCGATAGTATAATAAAAGTATTACGTTAACATTATTCGCTTGCACTTTCTCCTCCTTTTCGTCGCAGGCGGCCAGTTGCGGCACGGCAACGGGCGGCGGCGTCGGAGTAATCGGTTTGCCGCCCTTGATCAGGGACACTATCTCGTCGGCCTCGCGGCTCAGGTCGCCGTCTGGACGGAACGGGTTGTCCCACCCGCTCTCCGTGCTGTAAGCAACAAACTTACTATAAAACAACTATTACTAATCCATACTGTTGAACATACAAATGAACATACAAATGTGAATAATATGTCCGCATGATTACGTTCGAACAATGCGTTGGGCAGCTCAAGTTGATGCATTCTAATTCAGATTAACTAGACAAATTGCACATGAATACTGCAATGGAGTCAATAATACGCCCTGCACTGACCCGTGAAAACTGGAAATTGGTTCTGAGGGATTGAAATCCTTTTTCGTAATTAGATTTCTATTATGAGTTTCGAAGTGTAATCAACTTAAACAGATTTTCAATCCTATACAAGCATACTCGAAACTATAGCGGTCAAAGTATGTATACTATTATAGTTGGAAAAAATACATTATGGTTCGTCTATTGTGAGCCTAAACATCAGCATGATGTTGGATGCTTGCATGAACATGTGTGTTGCAGGATGACATCATCATGTATTACACATACTCTATTATGTATACTCAACAATATTGTGTGAATAAATTACTTCTTGGTGGACCGCTTATATCGAGTGCTTATTTGCATTTAACGTCGCAATATCCTCTAATATCTGATAATGACTGATATGGATTTGAAAGATATTCTTGAAATAGAATTCTTGCGAATGTCAAGTGCACTGGTACGAAGAAatggcggggtttcaagaagtgtccggggaaaacccggacacttttcatgtaaggaagcacctcattgaatttaagtaaatgttaatattaaatggattacaaattaggtattactttgtttaaaaaaaatcgtactcgttcgggaaaaaatgcgatttacgccaaatgtccggatatttttaatgtttgtccgggtttggcgaaattcgagatggcagccctatgctTAGAGAAAACGAATACTGAAGTAGAGTAACTAACTATAACAAGATATTAGTTCACCTGATCTGTCTGTTGTACATTGTGTGGTCCACCATGTCGGCGTTAGCGGCAGCCGAGAGCAGGGCCGCGTAAAGAACGTGGGAATCTGTCTGCGGCACCGGCGGAGGTGGGGACAAGCACTGCGGCCGCGCCCCTTGGTAGAACGACACGCGAACTTTAGAACGCTCCGAACTGTAAACATAGTTTATTGCTTtaaatttattgtaaaataatacaatggTGACAGGAAACGCGAGCAACGAATCATTTTCAATTGCGATATGCAGTAAATAATTGCCTGTCATTTGGCTTATTTTCCTTGATTGGatacttttctaaattattcatGGTAACGTAAAAGCACTTAATtctaaaaattaaacataacgtTAAACCCTACAATATCTAACCACCATAAAAACGCCAGCTAGTAGATAGTAGTCATTTAAGAGGAATGCCtatgtattaataaaatacacgCATAACTCATGAACCGATAATTATCGGTTTATGAGTCATGGATGGTATTTActtataagtaataaaaaataacccaatttttttttaaatactacatGTATTCTAAAATTCTACAATTAGGGCCATCAGTATTCATGAAAATTTTCAGTTCTATGGATTTTTATGGAAatctattgaatttatttttttatttttgttaagttacAATCAAAATTAATAGTCCTTGGCTGGATCTTAATATCAAACAAATACAACACGGAATCGCAAGCAATATTTCCTCTCTATTCATGTAACTTGGCTCAAAATAGTGTTCGTTTAGTTTTAAGAtcgaattattttaaaatataacaagtaGTCACAAATTACATTGTTATGTAACTATAAGATAAccatatttcatatttataacacaTTTATCAATTCGCAAGGCATGTGATTGTAATAATCTGTGTAATTAAGTAAATGACAGCCATCGATTTTAAGTCATTCATCTTGTACAATTttgatgaattaaaaataatggtatatacaaaattaaaccCACTTACTCAATTACTTCatccattttttaaaaatacacaatttgcaaaaatatattttctataataattattcactttttatattaaaagtcaCAAATTACCAGTAAAATTGCAAAGCAAAAGGAATATTTAGAATATTTCAATAGTAACATGTTGTTATCAAGCTACTTTTTTTCATAATGCTAAGCAATACTCGCCTTGCAAGTAGTCATGAAATTATTCGCATGGCCGGGACGCTAGCGCCGCGCTTATTAACATTGAAGGTGACTCAATTATGGAACCTCTTTTATTAGTAGATGACTATATTTATCGCCCACGCAGTATTTAGCTCCAATCTTGAGCTCATACTTAACATTTTGACTTGTTATATGAGTATTTGTTCAGTTTTGCCTAATAACATTTAATAAGGTCTCATTTACATAATGTGAATTGTGACATCATTTAGTTTTGCTGTATACTTTGTCCAACCTATATTATATGTTATAACCAAgttataacattaaaaataacaaagataaaatatgaAGGTTGGTTACATCATAAGACAACCACAGTCACACCCAAATAAACTATCTCCCACCACAAAGATATGACATAATTTACTTTCAATTTTGATAAGGTTTCAATAAGGCCTTAGAATGTTAAGTGtcacatttttatattcatgtTGTATTCTTAGACAGAGCATCATGTAACTGGAGATAAATTAGCGAGACACCCACACTTGCATTTCTGTAGCAAATGGATATGAATGATACAAAAATCTGACATCATCAAATTCTTTAACAACACATGAATCAACAGATGGTAAAAATAGAGAAATATCATCACTCTGGTTAATTGACATAGTCCCAAGGTCACATACAATGTTAACTCGGCTCACACtactataatattttgtgtcctcaaagcttttaaaaaatgttcaacTATTTTATGAGAAATAGGCATATTCACATTAAAATCAATCATAGTTCTGATAAGCATTTCAGCTACTGTGCTgcatttttaatgaattaattgatGTTGGTATTAATTGATGTATTTTTCccattttacttattttgaaCCTCAACTATTTTGTGGATCATATATCTTGATGTAGTTTGTATAACATGACCTGACCATAATGACAAAAAATCTAACTCAGCCCTGCAGTTTAAACAAAACCAACAATCAAAAGGGCAAAACAGCGATCCTACCCTTTGGCTTTGCCAGCCAAGTTACAATTTCTCACATGACAATCATCCTTCATGATATATGATGCAACTAAACACAGCCCGTGCataaacaggaaaataaaacatcatattgTATTGAACAATCCTTTT
This window of the Helicoverpa zea isolate HzStark_Cry1AcR chromosome 31, ilHelZeax1.1, whole genome shotgun sequence genome carries:
- the LOC124645481 gene encoding uncharacterized protein LOC124645481: MLSYMVPVEEKPPPVPGKGRLALELVGSPGSPESAARRARSAITNISKESSTSSFASDLTISSSTPTGAHDKPKHKLLGNGTKHTTLKRVSFGSSKGSMVETLIYESPLQEEPESSPPPKVQETSFPYTPVEDDSERSKVRVSFYQGARPQCLSPPPPVPQTDSHVLYAALLSAAANADMVDHTMYNRQISTESGWDNPFRPDGDLSREADEIVSLIKGGKPITPTPPPVAVPQLAACDEKEEKVQANNVNASPPSSPQTKLASPEQQSTPKVMNGTKNGAAVPEVRAGQVEVQRQPPQEPQQPEHVTIRKKPKCKCCAIQ